Proteins encoded by one window of Arachis ipaensis cultivar K30076 chromosome B04, Araip1.1, whole genome shotgun sequence:
- the LOC107639589 gene encoding serine/threonine-protein kinase HT1: protein MSFREESVPESTESKSVKQNGFITDTQLTIDESLLVDPKLLFIGSNIGEGAHGKVYEGRYGERIVAIKVLNRGSTSEERAALENRFAREVNMMSRVHHENLVKFIGACKDPLMVIVTELLPGMSLRKYLTSIRPKLLDLHVAINFALDIARAMDWLHANGIIHRDLKPDNLLLTANQKSVKLADFGLAREESVTEMMTAETGTYRWMAPELYSTVTLRQGEKKHYNNKVDVYSFGIVLWELLTNRMPFEGMSNLQAAYAAAFKVAAREA, encoded by the exons ATGAGTTTCAGAGAAGAATCGGTTCCGGAAAGCACTGAGTCAAAATCAGTGAAGCAAAATGGGTTCATAACAGATACTCAGTTAACAATCGATGAGAGCCTTTTGGTTGATCCAAAACTTCTGTTTATAGGGTCCAATATTGGTGAGGGAGCTCATGGTAAAGTCTATGAAGGAAG GTATGGAGAGAGAATTGTTGCAATCAAAGTTTTAAATCGTGGGAGCACTTCTGAAGAAAGAGCTGCCCTTGAAAATCGGTTTGCTCGGGAAGTTAATATGATGTCTCGTGTCCACCATGAGAATCTTGTTAAG TTTATTGGAGCTTGTAAGGATCCTTTGATGGTGATCGTTACAGAATTATTGCCTGGGATGTCACTGAGGAAATACTTAACAAGTATCCGTCCGAAGTTACTAGACCTTCATGTTGCTATAAACTTTGCCCTTGATATTGCTCGGGCCATGGATTGGCTACATGCCAACGGGATCATACATAGAGATCTGAAGCCCG ACAATCTGTTGCTTACGGCAAATCAGAAGTCTGTTAAACTTGCAGATTTTGGTCTCGCAAGAGAAGAATCCGTGACTGAAATGATGACAGCAGAAACCGGAACTTACCGATGGATGGCACCAGAG TTGTATAGTACCGTGACATTGCGCCAGGGAGAGAAAAAGCACTACAACAACAAGGTTGATGTGTATAGCTTTGGTATTGTTTTGTGGGAGCTACTAACAAACCGCATGCCTTTCGAAGGGATGTCGAATTTACAGGCTGCTTATGCTGCTGCATTTAag GTTGCAGCAAGAGAGGCCTAG